In Anaerolineales bacterium, a genomic segment contains:
- a CDS encoding AMP-binding protein, producing MATPPMTIPDLIRHAAEKTPDKQALLAPNRAPLTFAAFVNHLTTSVQRLNELGIGRGMRVAIVVSDGVDLGSAFLAVCAAAIPLTLNPHGSLAEWEAACQRVGVQALIYEPTAAITPNATTLAKTCHLRAVTLTPHPAAGTFILEPTPFLGSNTPFTPGFAAPDDWAMLALTSGTTSTAKIVPIRQALYAKRLVLPSAGLFVTAEDRLLNVMPLFHAAGLNHMIRTLCVGGSVAFLPGFEVPRFYEALMTYRPTWFTAVATMYQAILDRAADFPDSIRNHSLRYLRAGSMALPPSLMDALEKTFGVPVIQAYSSTEANNISTTGLTPDTRRLGSVGKPFFAVRIINSRGESLPSGEVGEIVVKSEMNFEGYEDDPEATRDAFLDGWLRMGDVGYIDDDGFLFITGRVKEEINRGGQKIAPLEVERVLETHPAVKQAVVVGVPNAALGEEIGAGVVLRKGMAATAVELQTHLAQTLHVSKIPRHLAFYETLPLNATGKIQRRAISERLETEHDTPQPQTRTPFSTETEKRLAALWGDILEISPDRLTGATRFTDLGGTSLSAARLVFRVREVFQLPVTILDFFHAGTIPEQAAILDGLRRTPRRTQTTVIPIRAAHSSPVRPPLFVFHALKGNVYLYRDLVDRLHPDQPVYGLQAVGVDDDRPPLGTVDEMAIHHAGQLLSVQPQPPFLLCGFSFGGRLAVETGRVLWNAGHREVYLCIIDEHFHMNRHRKHGGTPHRLNRIRLFRRLYSLWLGRVLLKPEQRAQYLTVKRQEGRIPPTPLEVKRAYDMFEKAEAEGLPESIRRVQRAAYDAAMKQSPKPYPGPMLYIRARDTAFDLELFKALRYIGGAKLPIVDVPGTHRTVLTPPYVDAAAEVVRNWLESIPYSSSKEKVAL from the coding sequence ATGGCTACACCACCTATGACCATCCCTGATCTCATTCGCCATGCGGCGGAGAAGACACCTGATAAACAAGCGCTGCTTGCCCCCAACCGTGCGCCGCTCACCTTTGCTGCCTTTGTCAATCACCTTACAACATCTGTCCAGCGCTTGAACGAACTCGGAATTGGGCGTGGGATGCGGGTGGCTATCGTTGTCTCAGATGGTGTTGATCTCGGATCAGCCTTTCTTGCGGTATGCGCGGCAGCCATACCGCTGACCCTAAACCCCCATGGGTCGCTTGCCGAATGGGAGGCTGCTTGCCAGCGGGTGGGTGTTCAAGCGCTTATCTACGAGCCAACAGCAGCGATCACACCGAACGCCACAACGCTTGCCAAAACATGCCACCTTCGTGCCGTGACCCTCACTCCCCATCCGGCGGCAGGGACATTCATCCTTGAGCCAACGCCTTTTCTTGGCTCAAATACGCCTTTCACGCCCGGCTTTGCCGCCCCGGACGACTGGGCTATGTTAGCGCTGACCTCTGGGACGACCAGCACAGCGAAGATTGTCCCTATTCGTCAGGCGTTGTATGCCAAACGCCTTGTACTTCCGTCGGCGGGGCTTTTCGTCACAGCGGAAGACCGCCTTTTGAATGTGATGCCCCTTTTTCATGCCGCAGGGCTGAATCATATGATTCGCACGCTTTGCGTTGGGGGGAGTGTTGCTTTTCTCCCGGGCTTTGAAGTCCCCCGCTTTTATGAGGCGTTGATGACCTACCGCCCCACCTGGTTTACCGCTGTGGCAACGATGTATCAAGCGATCCTTGACCGCGCCGCCGATTTCCCCGATAGTATTCGCAACCATAGTTTGCGCTACCTCCGTGCGGGATCGATGGCTCTCCCCCCATCATTGATGGATGCCTTAGAGAAAACCTTTGGCGTTCCGGTGATCCAAGCGTATTCCAGCACAGAGGCGAATAACATTTCCACAACAGGTTTAACGCCCGATACGCGCCGGCTTGGTTCGGTGGGCAAACCCTTTTTCGCCGTGCGGATTATCAACAGCAGAGGGGAATCTCTTCCCAGTGGTGAAGTGGGCGAGATTGTGGTGAAAAGCGAGATGAACTTTGAGGGTTACGAGGACGATCCAGAGGCAACCCGCGACGCGTTTCTTGATGGGTGGCTTCGTATGGGCGATGTTGGGTACATCGACGACGATGGCTTTTTATTCATCACCGGGCGAGTGAAAGAAGAGATCAATCGTGGGGGGCAGAAGATAGCCCCACTAGAGGTGGAGAGAGTGCTAGAGACACACCCCGCCGTAAAACAAGCCGTCGTGGTTGGCGTTCCCAACGCGGCTTTAGGGGAGGAAATCGGGGCGGGGGTCGTCCTTCGGAAAGGCATGGCAGCAACAGCGGTTGAACTGCAAACCCACCTTGCCCAGACGCTCCATGTTTCTAAAATTCCCCGCCACCTTGCCTTTTATGAAACACTCCCGCTTAACGCGACGGGAAAAATCCAGCGGAGGGCAATCAGCGAACGCCTCGAAACCGAACATGATACACCCCAACCACAAACGAGAACACCGTTCAGCACAGAGACGGAAAAGCGCTTAGCCGCACTTTGGGGCGATATTTTGGAGATTTCTCCCGATAGGCTAACTGGAGCGACGCGCTTCACCGATCTAGGGGGAACATCACTTAGCGCTGCCCGCCTCGTTTTCAGGGTGCGGGAGGTGTTCCAACTCCCGGTGACCATCCTCGATTTTTTTCATGCGGGGACAATTCCTGAACAGGCGGCAATCCTTGATGGGCTGCGCCGCACACCACGCCGAACCCAGACGACGGTGATTCCCATTCGCGCAGCCCATTCCTCACCCGTCCGCCCACCTCTTTTCGTCTTCCATGCCCTCAAAGGGAATGTCTACCTCTATCGTGATTTGGTCGATAGGCTGCACCCCGATCAACCGGTTTATGGCTTGCAAGCGGTGGGGGTTGATGATGACCGTCCACCGCTAGGAACGGTAGACGAGATGGCAATTCACCACGCCGGACAACTTCTTAGCGTGCAGCCCCAGCCGCCTTTCTTGCTCTGTGGCTTTTCCTTTGGGGGGCGGTTGGCGGTGGAAACAGGGCGTGTGTTGTGGAACGCCGGACACCGCGAGGTCTATCTGTGCATTATTGACGAACATTTCCATATGAATCGTCACCGAAAACACGGCGGAACGCCCCACCGCCTAAACCGCATCCGGCTCTTTCGGCGGCTTTACAGCCTGTGGTTGGGGCGCGTCCTTCTAAAGCCGGAACAACGGGCGCAATACCTCACGGTGAAGCGTCAAGAAGGGCGCATCCCCCCCACGCCCCTTGAAGTGAAACGCGCCTATGACATGTTTGAGAAGGCAGAGGCAGAGGGCTTACCGGAATCTATTCGGCGCGTACAACGTGCCGCCTATGATGCCGCCATGAAGCAATCACCCAAGCCCTATCCGGGTCCAATGCTTTATATTCGCGCCCGTGATACCGCCTTTGATCTTGAGTTGTTCAAAGCCTTACGCTACATTGGAGGGGCAAAGCTACCTATTGTGGATGTCCCCGGCACACACCGAACAGTGCTAACCCCACCCTATGTAGATGCGGCAGCAGAGGTTGTCCGAAATTGGCTAGAGTCTATCCCTTATTCCTCATCGAAAGAAAAAGTCGCACTATGA
- a CDS encoding SH3 domain-containing protein, which yields MSRSSKISTLVLVAVLAITLVPQASPAHAISAALGRFWANCGIFSVDTAVNGTINDSNNTDRFRYRITDGNGKKLYQEDAQRTVGVTTGSLVVNMSFDADGADGPPGKNPIRFDVIELDVNGFEIGILQTGSYDAQCLPPSGTATFSADFRPPTFLKVVFSAPSALYTSPAGATVPGLTIAAGKEHVALYRSADNGWVMIDVGGNELVWVPVGVLSVDLTKLGTPPARIDGADPSRPGSSVVVVPTPGGPVTVIVPPSPPVLLPDGTLAAGVTRVNLRMRTAPAISGLRLATIPKNTIVAVYGRNDNATWYKVQYGIQFGWVAAGYLRLTNIQVANLPVVFQ from the coding sequence ATGTCTCGATCATCCAAAATCAGTACACTCGTCCTCGTCGCTGTGCTGGCAATTACGCTTGTGCCGCAAGCCTCACCTGCACATGCCATTTCCGCAGCATTGGGGCGCTTTTGGGCAAACTGCGGCATATTCTCGGTGGATACGGCTGTCAACGGCACAATCAATGATAGCAACAATACCGACCGCTTTCGCTACCGGATTACCGACGGCAACGGGAAGAAACTTTATCAAGAAGACGCCCAACGCACTGTTGGTGTGACGACGGGATCACTCGTCGTGAACATGTCCTTTGATGCCGATGGTGCCGATGGTCCCCCCGGAAAGAACCCCATTCGCTTCGATGTGATTGAACTTGATGTGAATGGATTCGAGATTGGCATCTTGCAAACCGGCTCCTATGACGCCCAATGCCTCCCCCCATCGGGAACGGCAACCTTTTCTGCCGATTTTCGTCCGCCTACCTTTTTGAAGGTGGTCTTTAGTGCGCCCTCGGCACTCTACACAAGCCCTGCCGGGGCAACGGTGCCGGGCTTGACCATCGCTGCTGGCAAAGAACATGTCGCCCTCTATCGCTCAGCCGATAATGGGTGGGTGATGATTGATGTTGGTGGCAATGAATTGGTCTGGGTACCTGTGGGCGTTCTCAGCGTTGATCTGACGAAACTTGGCACGCCCCCCGCACGGATTGATGGCGCAGACCCCTCCCGTCCGGGGAGTTCAGTGGTCGTCGTACCAACGCCGGGCGGTCCGGTGACGGTCATTGTGCCACCTTCGCCGCCTGTTTTGCTCCCTGATGGAACGCTGGCAGCGGGGGTCACCCGTGTGAATCTGCGGATGCGTACCGCGCCGGCTATCAGCGGACTTCGTTTGGCGACCATCCCGAAAAACACAATTGTTGCCGTGTATGGGCGTAACGACAACGCCACCTGGTATAAGGTGCA
- a CDS encoding ABC transporter permease, whose product MTEQANTLARGSATPIQLGNNEPTTYVKGQSLWADAWKRLRRNRMAMVGLIIIAMIVITALFADRLAPRHYAADNLAQNNAVPSWLPFIFPTVKPVGTEGGYAKLNDSYPLGADSNGRDLLSRLMYGTRISLGVAIVGPLVSLLLGLLIGSLSGYVGGWVDSLLMRFVDLMYAFPALLLIILMMAVFRSSFADTQPGTFAYEMNKLDRAFGGMLFIFIGIGLTSWEGMARLARGQVLSIKQREYVQAARSIGMTHRQIMFRHVMPNILGPLIVAETLAIPAYISTEAFLSFIGLGVNPPTPSWGSMIQSGAQAIKSYPNQAIFPALALALTMIAFNFLGDGLRDALDPRMRGVD is encoded by the coding sequence ATGACCGAACAAGCCAATACACTAGCGCGTGGCAGTGCAACGCCGATTCAATTGGGAAATAATGAACCAACAACGTATGTAAAAGGGCAAAGTTTGTGGGCAGATGCGTGGAAACGCCTCCGCCGTAACCGTATGGCGATGGTTGGTTTGATCATCATTGCCATGATTGTGATTACCGCGCTCTTTGCGGATCGGCTTGCCCCACGACACTATGCCGCTGATAACCTTGCTCAAAATAATGCCGTTCCCTCGTGGCTGCCTTTTATTTTTCCAACAGTCAAGCCTGTTGGAACAGAGGGGGGCTACGCCAAACTGAACGACAGCTACCCTCTTGGCGCGGATTCAAATGGGCGCGATCTACTCAGCCGGCTGATGTATGGGACGCGCATTTCACTAGGGGTTGCCATTGTGGGTCCCTTGGTGAGCTTGTTGTTGGGCTTGCTTATTGGCAGCCTTTCCGGTTATGTCGGCGGGTGGGTCGATTCGCTCTTGATGCGCTTTGTCGATCTCATGTATGCCTTCCCCGCACTCTTGTTGATTATCCTTATGATGGCGGTTTTTCGCTCTTCGTTTGCCGATACACAGCCGGGTACCTTTGCCTACGAGATGAACAAGTTGGATCGTGCCTTTGGCGGCATGTTGTTCATTTTCATTGGCATTGGTCTCACCTCATGGGAGGGGATGGCACGCTTAGCACGGGGGCAAGTTCTCAGCATCAAACAGCGTGAATATGTCCAAGCGGCACGCTCTATCGGGATGACCCATCGCCAAATCATGTTTCGCCATGTGATGCCTAATATTTTGGGTCCACTGATCGTCGCTGAGACGTTGGCGATCCCTGCCTACATCTCTACCGAGGCATTTTTGAGTTTTATTGGATTGGGTGTGAACCCGCCAACACCAAGTTGGGGATCAATGATTCAATCTGGCGCACAGGCGATCAAATCTTATCCTAATCAGGCGATCTTTCCCGCGCTGGCATTGGCGCTGACGATGATTGCCTTCAACTTCTTGGGGGACGGTCTGCGTGATGCCCTTGACCCCCGTATGCGCGGCGTTGATTAG
- a CDS encoding peptide ABC transporter substrate-binding protein, translated as MSLKRRFYVVCILALLAALIAPAVGNVAMAQDAKVLTLNLGAGDIPTLDPALAEDSTSIQITTMQHFPIIRDTEDNPGNIMPGVAEKRGASEDGLTWTFTVRQGLPWVMWDGSAVVEVKDDAGAVKYVTANDLEYSIKRLLDPRTASPYAYVFIDSLGIVGSGEFNSFTAPEGKDFSDPAVAEELAKLSDAVAVKALDEYTLEVKIAQELSYAESIFSMWNLAAVPQAAIEEHGDKWTEPGNMMSYGPYVASEWKHDESLTMVANPFWPGIENSPKPTITQITFLMLDETPAFNNYEAGTLDATGVPSTELDRVKADPVLSKELLIAPLFCTYVYGFNVTKAPLDNVHMRRALSYAVNRQSIVDNVLKGGQEPARWFSRPGLVAAPTMADSAETGIGYDVDKAKAELELYLKDTGLTADAIPPITFMTNQSEGHIRIAEAIQSMWKETLGVSIEITAQEWQVFLQTRKTDPPQIWRFGWCQDYPDANNFARDVFRSTSSQNDTRWGSEAFDKLVDEAALETDLAKRLDLYRQAENILVLEDAAVIPIYWYTRVGVTKPYVTRTFAVGAGDERYEKWDINK; from the coding sequence ATGTCTCTTAAACGTCGGTTTTATGTGGTGTGTATCCTTGCCCTTTTGGCGGCACTGATTGCACCTGCCGTTGGCAATGTAGCGATGGCGCAAGATGCCAAAGTCTTGACGCTGAATCTTGGCGCGGGCGACATTCCTACCCTAGACCCCGCTCTTGCTGAAGACTCCACCTCGATCCAAATTACGACTATGCAGCATTTCCCGATCATCCGTGACACCGAAGACAACCCCGGCAACATCATGCCCGGTGTGGCGGAAAAAAGGGGCGCTTCCGAGGACGGCTTGACCTGGACGTTCACCGTTCGTCAAGGCTTGCCCTGGGTTATGTGGGATGGCAGCGCCGTTGTGGAAGTGAAAGACGATGCTGGCGCGGTGAAATATGTCACGGCGAACGACCTCGAATACTCGATCAAGCGCCTGCTCGACCCCCGCACCGCGTCCCCCTATGCCTATGTCTTTATTGACTCGCTAGGGATTGTGGGCAGTGGCGAATTCAACAGCTTCACCGCCCCCGAAGGCAAAGATTTCAGCGATCCAGCGGTTGCTGAGGAACTTGCCAAGCTCAGCGATGCAGTGGCAGTGAAGGCACTTGATGAATACACGCTCGAAGTCAAAATTGCCCAAGAACTGAGCTACGCCGAGAGCATCTTTAGTATGTGGAATCTTGCCGCTGTGCCACAAGCCGCCATTGAGGAACATGGCGATAAGTGGACAGAACCGGGTAATATGATGAGCTACGGTCCATATGTTGCCTCCGAGTGGAAACACGACGAGAGCTTGACGATGGTCGCAAACCCATTCTGGCCCGGCATTGAAAATTCCCCCAAGCCCACGATCACCCAGATCACCTTCCTGATGTTGGATGAGACGCCTGCCTTCAACAACTATGAAGCAGGGACGTTGGATGCCACCGGTGTCCCCTCCACCGAATTGGATCGCGTGAAGGCAGACCCCGTGTTGAGCAAAGAACTGCTCATCGCGCCGCTGTTCTGCACCTATGTCTATGGTTTTAACGTGACGAAAGCGCCGCTGGATAACGTCCACATGCGCCGCGCTTTGTCCTATGCGGTTAACCGTCAGTCGATTGTCGATAACGTCCTGAAGGGTGGACAAGAACCTGCCCGCTGGTTCTCGCGTCCGGGCTTGGTTGCTGCTCCCACCATGGCTGATTCAGCCGAGACGGGCATCGGCTATGATGTCGATAAGGCGAAGGCTGAACTTGAGTTGTACCTGAAGGATACGGGGTTAACGGCAGATGCTATCCCGCCGATCACCTTCATGACGAACCAGAGCGAAGGGCACATCCGCATTGCCGAAGCGATCCAATCCATGTGGAAGGAAACACTCGGCGTCAGCATTGAAATCACCGCGCAGGAATGGCAGGTCTTCCTTCAGACCCGCAAGACCGACCCGCCTCAGATTTGGCGTTTCGGCTGGTGCCAAGACTATCCCGATGCGAACAACTTCGCCCGTGATGTGTTCCGCTCCACCAGCAGCCAGAACGACACCCGTTGGGGCAGCGAAGCGTTTGATAAATTAGTGGATGAAGCCGCCCTCGAAACCGATCTCGCCAAGCGCCTTGATCTCTACCGTCAGGCGGAAAACATCTTGGTGCTGGAAGATGCCGCAGTTATTCCGATCTATTGGTACACCCGTGTCGGGGTGACCAAACCGTATGTGACTCGTACCTTCGCCGTTGGCGCAGGTGATGAGCGCTATGAGAAATGGGATATTAACAAGTAA
- a CDS encoding ABC transporter permease, with protein MTAYIFRRVLGMFAVLFCVSVVTFILMHAVPGGPFDGEKSVPPDVKKLIEAKYNLNKSLVEQYFDYISGIVIPRIQQGKLRSSDKSTYLVAVSFNKESHLLWMDFGPSYKSKSRSVSDIFREQLPVSAQLGTWALIIALSIGIPLGTIAALNRNRMPDYLAMSVAIFGVSVPAIVLGPIMVWVFAVNWKVLPVSGWGTPAHVIMPAIALGFASSALIARLTRASLLEVLHEDYVRTARSKGLAERRVIRLHALKNAMIPVITVIGPLFAALVTGTFVAETTFGIPGLGRYFVNSITNRDYPVIMGTVLLYASFLVVANLLVDLAYAALDPRIRYT; from the coding sequence GTGACTGCTTATATCTTCCGCCGTGTCCTCGGTATGTTTGCCGTTTTGTTTTGCGTCTCGGTGGTCACTTTTATCCTGATGCACGCTGTGCCGGGAGGTCCCTTTGACGGGGAAAAGAGCGTCCCGCCCGACGTAAAAAAACTTATTGAGGCAAAATACAACCTCAATAAATCCCTTGTTGAGCAATACTTCGATTACATCAGCGGCATTGTTATCCCCCGTATCCAACAAGGCAAATTGAGATCCTCAGACAAAAGCACCTACCTTGTTGCGGTGTCTTTCAACAAGGAAAGTCACTTGCTCTGGATGGATTTTGGTCCCTCCTATAAATCAAAATCGCGCTCGGTGAGCGATATTTTCCGTGAGCAACTGCCCGTCTCTGCCCAATTGGGGACATGGGCGCTCATCATCGCCCTGAGCATCGGTATTCCGCTAGGGACAATTGCCGCGCTCAACCGCAACCGAATGCCCGATTATCTGGCGATGAGCGTCGCGATCTTTGGCGTTTCTGTACCAGCGATTGTGTTGGGTCCGATCATGGTTTGGGTTTTTGCCGTGAACTGGAAAGTTCTCCCTGTGAGTGGTTGGGGAACACCCGCTCATGTGATTATGCCAGCAATAGCGCTGGGATTCGCCAGTTCCGCTCTGATCGCCCGCCTGACCCGTGCCAGCTTGCTCGAAGTCCTCCATGAGGATTACGTGCGCACGGCTCGCTCAAAAGGCTTGGCAGAGCGTCGGGTTATCCGCCTTCATGCCTTAAAAAATGCCATGATTCCCGTGATCACGGTTATTGGTCCGTTGTTTGCCGCGCTGGTGACGGGGACATTCGTTGCCGAGACCACCTTTGGCATCCCCGGCTTGGGGCGCTATTTTGTCAACAGCATCACCAACCGCGATTACCCGGTCATTATGGGAACGGTGCTGCTGTACGCCTCATTTTTGGTCGTCGCCAATTTATTGGTCGATCTTGCTTATGCCGCGCTTGACCCACGTATTCGCTATACCTAG